From Ascochyta rabiei chromosome 12, complete sequence, the proteins below share one genomic window:
- a CDS encoding Aquaporin-1 — translation MTVRSKHSLMSFVTGGTTEKNPTLPVHEPSSAPPSEASPKTHTSMRREAAAFLGELIGTFMFLFLAFTGTQIALNAAGTQQLTSSDNPAPDVSKLIYIAFAFGISLAINVAIFADVSGGKFNPAVTTALFLTGKIGWHRAIQTIIAQIIAGMAAAGFVSGLLPGPLIIATTLDPSMSITRGLFLETFVTAQLVLTILMLKGGSAKPMYIGFSLFIAEMCSVYFTGGSLNPARSFGPAVVVGFTSYHWIYWIGPLLGAVLASGAYALIKWVRQEQEE, via the exons ATGACCGTCCGAAGCAAGCACAGTCTTATGTCTTTCGTGACAGGAGGCACCACCGAAAAGAACCCTACTCTTCCCGTTCACGAGCCTTCATCCGCACCTCCATCTGAAGCGTCGCCAAAGACGCACACCTCCATGCGCAGAGAAGCCGCCGCTTTCTTAGGGGAACTGATCGGAACGTTCATGTTTCTGTTCCTTGCTTTCACAGGCACACAAATTGCGCTCAATGCCGCTGGCACACAACAACTTACGTCTTCTGACAACCCGGCACCCGATGTCTCAAAACTCATCTACATCGCATTCGCCTTCGGTATATCTCTGGCCATCAATGTTGCGATCTTTGCGGACGTTAGTGGTGGGAAGTTTAACCCTGCG GTAACAACGGCGCTCTTTCTTACCGGCAAGATTGGGTGGCACCGCGCCATTCAAACAATTATCGCTCAGATCATTGCTGGTATGGCTGCTGCAGGCTTCGTGAGCGGTCTGCTGCCAGGTCCACTCATCATTGCCACCACCCTCGACCCTTCAATGTCGATCACGCGTGGCCTGTTCTTGGAGACTTTCGTCACTGCTCAGCTTGTGCTCACTATCCTCATGCTGAAGGGTGGATCGGCAAAGCCAATGTACATCGGATTCTCGCTCTTTATTGCCGAGATGTGCAGTGTTTACTTTACCGGAGGTAGTCTCAATCCTGCACGCAGTTTTGGTCCGGCTGTTGTGGTGGGATTCACAAGCTACCACTGGATTTACTGGATTGGTCCGCTGTTGGGTGCTGTGCTCGCTAGTGGTGCATATGCACTGATCAAGTGGGTGCGTCAAGAACAGGAAGAGTAG